The following are encoded together in the Candidatus Eisenbacteria bacterium genome:
- a CDS encoding Ig-like domain-containing protein: MNGTSHPDLRIALGLAITIALACVPALAAAAPPVLTVPGAQTVNENELLTFTVSATDPDGQTCDLYASGMPSGATLRDNGNNTGTFSWTPVSSQLGTHVVRFYADDTFGGTDTETVSIEVRNANVAPVLSPIADRSVERGAFLAILAMGSDDDGDALSFRATGMPSFGTLTDNGDGSASLVFTPGPTAPLGGTVITVFLTDGTEEVSTSFQLTVTSSTATAPPVLGAIGNRTVTEGTASSVTLTASDADGDALTWSVSLPGFADLTVTQSGAGTSTARLDLTPGFCDAGTHPATVTVSDGSGSDSEAFTISVLDSNRAPAWQVPAGGFAVSITAGASATRNVSATDPDQACGGPAPVLSVSGSNAGDQLTLSLTSSGNGSGVLHVSAASDATGDFEVTLRASDGASSSSFHETTVAVHVTGTPPLPARAWFEKDPVRLDIGRPRERVFLEPKQASFSVFDVVLASIRLRAWEGAGTVDEIVPVEGRFLFSDRDQNALFDLRMEFGKDDLRALLAHVGNHDGVPLTLTASLRDGREVEATLIHDLVPARERVIRKVGPNPLNPEATIALHMPAGGTLTVRVYDLSGRLVRTIVDRDTRAAGDHEIRFDGKDDRGVTLPSGRYFVRAEVPGGSDSRAITVVK; this comes from the coding sequence ATGAACGGCACCTCGCACCCGGACCTTCGCATCGCGCTCGGCCTCGCCATCACCATCGCTCTCGCCTGCGTTCCGGCCCTCGCGGCCGCCGCGCCTCCCGTTCTGACGGTGCCTGGCGCGCAGACCGTGAACGAGAACGAGCTCCTCACCTTCACGGTGAGCGCCACGGATCCGGACGGCCAGACGTGCGACCTGTACGCGTCCGGGATGCCGTCCGGCGCGACGCTCCGCGACAACGGCAACAACACGGGCACCTTCTCGTGGACGCCGGTGTCGTCCCAGCTGGGAACCCACGTCGTCCGTTTCTACGCGGACGACACGTTCGGGGGGACGGACACCGAGACGGTCTCGATCGAGGTCCGGAACGCAAACGTGGCTCCGGTGCTGTCTCCGATCGCGGACCGGAGCGTCGAGCGAGGGGCCTTCCTCGCGATCCTGGCGATGGGATCGGATGACGACGGAGACGCGCTCTCGTTCCGCGCCACGGGGATGCCCTCGTTCGGAACGTTGACCGACAACGGCGACGGGAGCGCGTCTCTCGTCTTCACGCCGGGACCGACCGCGCCGCTCGGCGGCACGGTGATCACGGTCTTCCTGACGGACGGCACGGAAGAGGTGTCCACGAGCTTCCAGCTCACCGTCACCTCGTCCACGGCCACGGCGCCGCCGGTTCTCGGCGCGATCGGGAACCGGACCGTGACGGAGGGGACCGCCTCCTCGGTCACGCTCACGGCGTCCGATGCGGACGGTGACGCCCTGACCTGGAGCGTGTCGCTCCCCGGATTCGCGGACCTCACGGTCACGCAGAGCGGCGCCGGAACGTCCACGGCCAGGCTCGATCTCACGCCGGGCTTCTGCGACGCCGGAACCCATCCCGCGACCGTCACGGTTTCGGACGGCTCGGGATCGGACAGCGAAGCCTTCACGATCTCGGTTCTCGATTCGAACCGCGCGCCGGCGTGGCAGGTCCCAGCCGGCGGATTCGCGGTGTCGATCACGGCGGGCGCGTCGGCGACGCGGAACGTGTCCGCGACCGATCCGGATCAGGCCTGCGGCGGCCCCGCGCCCGTCCTGAGCGTCTCCGGGTCGAATGCGGGGGACCAGCTCACGCTATCGCTGACGAGCTCCGGAAACGGCTCCGGCGTGCTCCACGTGAGCGCGGCCTCGGACGCGACGGGGGACTTCGAGGTGACGCTGCGCGCGTCCGACGGGGCGTCGTCGTCCTCCTTCCACGAGACGACGGTGGCGGTGCACGTCACGGGGACTCCGCCGCTCCCCGCGCGCGCGTGGTTCGAGAAGGATCCGGTCCGGCTCGACATCGGACGGCCGCGGGAGCGTGTGTTCCTCGAGCCCAAGCAGGCGTCCTTCAGCGTCTTCGACGTCGTCCTTGCCTCGATCCGGCTCCGCGCGTGGGAAGGGGCGGGCACGGTGGACGAGATCGTTCCGGTCGAAGGCAGGTTCCTGTTCAGCGACCGCGACCAGAACGCTCTCTTCGATCTTCGCATGGAGTTCGGAAAGGACGATCTGCGCGCGCTCCTGGCCCACGTGGGCAACCACGACGGCGTGCCGCTCACGCTCACGGCATCCCTGAGGGACGGGCGCGAGGTGGAGGCGACCCTGATCCACGATCTCGTGCCGGCGCGCGAGCGCGTGATCCGGAAGGTGGGACCGAACCCGCTCAATCCCGAGGCCACGATCGCGCTGCACATGCCGGCCGGCGGCACGCTCACGGTGCGCGTGTACGACCTGAGCGGACGGCTCGTCCGGACGATCGTGGACAGGGACACCCGCGCGGCGGGGGACCACGAGATCCGGTTCGACGGCAAGGACGACCGCGGCGTGACCCTCCCGTCGGGGCGCTACTTCGTGCGGGCGGAGGTTCCCGGCGGCAGCGATTCGAGGGCCATCACGGTCGTGAAGTAG